Proteins encoded together in one Mobula hypostoma chromosome 9, sMobHyp1.1, whole genome shotgun sequence window:
- the cep20 gene encoding lisH domain-containing protein FOPNL isoform X1, which yields MATVSELKAVLKETLEKRGVMGQLKAQIRAEVFSALDDQSEPRPPLSHENLLINELIREYLEFNKYKYTASVLTAEADQPEIPLERQFLVNELKIVEDSSIKTVPLLYGILAHFINGKKEDGVKILGKTTSVPNVKKVTLREPNEKCSSDDLPESSRFAGRSFEEPFVLKGGH from the exons ATGGCGACGGTTAGCGAGCTAAAGGCCG TTCTGAAAGAGACCTTGGAGAAAAGAGGTGTAATGGGCCAACTAAAAGCCCAAATTCGAGCTGAGGTTTTTAGTGCTCTGGATGATCAGAGTGAGCCAAGGCCCCCACTGTCACATGAAAATCTTCTTATTAATGAACTCATCCGTGAATATCTTGAATTTAATAAATacaagtacacagcatcagtgCTGACTGCAG aggcTGACCAACCTGAGATACCCTTAGAGAGACAATTTCTAGTGAATGAACTGAAAATTGTTGAAGATTCAAGCATTAAAACTGT CCCTCTACTATATGGAATTCTAGCTCATTTTATAAATGGCAAAAAGGAGGATGGAGTAAAAATTCTTGGTAAAACTACATCTGTGCCAAATGTAAAGAAGGTGACTTTAAGGGAGCCAAATGAAAAATGTAGTTCAG ATGACTTGCCTGAATCTAGCAGATTTGCAGGAAGAAGCTTTGAAGAACCTTTTGTTCTCAAAGGCGGACATTGA
- the cep20 gene encoding lisH domain-containing protein FOPNL isoform X2, protein MYKFLKETLEKRGVMGQLKAQIRAEVFSALDDQSEPRPPLSHENLLINELIREYLEFNKYKYTASVLTAEADQPEIPLERQFLVNELKIVEDSSIKTVPLLYGILAHFINGKKEDGVKILGKTTSVPNVKKVTLREPNEKCSSDDLPESSRFAGRSFEEPFVLKGGH, encoded by the exons ATGTATAAAT TTCTGAAAGAGACCTTGGAGAAAAGAGGTGTAATGGGCCAACTAAAAGCCCAAATTCGAGCTGAGGTTTTTAGTGCTCTGGATGATCAGAGTGAGCCAAGGCCCCCACTGTCACATGAAAATCTTCTTATTAATGAACTCATCCGTGAATATCTTGAATTTAATAAATacaagtacacagcatcagtgCTGACTGCAG aggcTGACCAACCTGAGATACCCTTAGAGAGACAATTTCTAGTGAATGAACTGAAAATTGTTGAAGATTCAAGCATTAAAACTGT CCCTCTACTATATGGAATTCTAGCTCATTTTATAAATGGCAAAAAGGAGGATGGAGTAAAAATTCTTGGTAAAACTACATCTGTGCCAAATGTAAAGAAGGTGACTTTAAGGGAGCCAAATGAAAAATGTAGTTCAG ATGACTTGCCTGAATCTAGCAGATTTGCAGGAAGAAGCTTTGAAGAACCTTTTGTTCTCAAAGGCGGACATTGA
- the cep20 gene encoding lisH domain-containing protein FOPNL isoform X3, protein MGQLKAQIRAEVFSALDDQSEPRPPLSHENLLINELIREYLEFNKYKYTASVLTAEADQPEIPLERQFLVNELKIVEDSSIKTVPLLYGILAHFINGKKEDGVKILGKTTSVPNVKKVTLREPNEKCSSDDLPESSRFAGRSFEEPFVLKGGH, encoded by the exons ATGGGCCAACTAAAAGCCCAAATTCGAGCTGAGGTTTTTAGTGCTCTGGATGATCAGAGTGAGCCAAGGCCCCCACTGTCACATGAAAATCTTCTTATTAATGAACTCATCCGTGAATATCTTGAATTTAATAAATacaagtacacagcatcagtgCTGACTGCAG aggcTGACCAACCTGAGATACCCTTAGAGAGACAATTTCTAGTGAATGAACTGAAAATTGTTGAAGATTCAAGCATTAAAACTGT CCCTCTACTATATGGAATTCTAGCTCATTTTATAAATGGCAAAAAGGAGGATGGAGTAAAAATTCTTGGTAAAACTACATCTGTGCCAAATGTAAAGAAGGTGACTTTAAGGGAGCCAAATGAAAAATGTAGTTCAG ATGACTTGCCTGAATCTAGCAGATTTGCAGGAAGAAGCTTTGAAGAACCTTTTGTTCTCAAAGGCGGACATTGA